One window from the genome of Phycisphaerales bacterium encodes:
- a CDS encoding efflux RND transporter periplasmic adaptor subunit: protein MPNTTLSRLRRAIPLATRVLAGLFLLIAATGLFQILKATRAEPTLSEDAGLPPLVRTVEVRRVETARPWTGYGTVRSMTAAQVAVQVAGRIVDRPDGIEAGLSVEAGDLILEIDPRDFRQRVTALEGTVTALEAQIDQLGVEAASLDEQITLVLEEAEIARREYERARGIFEDRGAGTPTEVDQKLAAYRRAAREASALQQQSRSIPARRASLEANITSQRAELDQAKQDLERATVTAPISGVLQDVSLDEGDYARVGDPAARIVDLGRLELPLSLPASAAGDIAIGDEVEVVLESGSDARWNGTITRLAPEADAQTRSIRVFVEVAQELETDERGMLTPSNGVILRPGMFVVGRVLPSRPVAHLLVPRRAVVQGGVLIADLNSPARARRVDVETLFALEGDIEGAPSGESLWFAVEADLQQGQQVLVTNLDDLRDGSPIRVGESGGAP from the coding sequence ATGCCGAACACTACGCTCAGCCGATTGCGGAGGGCGATCCCCCTCGCCACCCGCGTCTTGGCCGGACTCTTCCTGCTCATCGCGGCCACGGGGCTGTTCCAGATCCTCAAGGCCACCAGGGCCGAGCCCACCCTCAGCGAAGACGCCGGACTGCCGCCGCTCGTCCGTACGGTCGAGGTCCGCCGCGTCGAGACCGCTCGGCCCTGGACGGGGTACGGCACGGTACGATCCATGACGGCGGCCCAGGTCGCGGTGCAGGTCGCCGGCCGGATCGTCGATCGGCCCGACGGGATCGAAGCCGGCCTGTCGGTCGAGGCGGGCGACCTGATCCTCGAGATCGATCCCAGAGACTTTCGCCAACGCGTGACGGCGCTCGAGGGCACGGTCACGGCTCTGGAGGCCCAGATCGACCAGCTCGGCGTCGAGGCGGCATCGCTCGATGAGCAGATCACGCTGGTGCTGGAGGAGGCCGAGATCGCCCGGCGTGAGTACGAACGCGCCCGAGGCATCTTCGAAGACCGCGGCGCCGGCACCCCCACCGAGGTCGACCAGAAGCTGGCCGCCTACCGCCGGGCCGCCCGGGAGGCGTCGGCCCTGCAGCAGCAGTCCAGATCCATCCCGGCCCGGCGCGCCTCGCTGGAGGCCAACATCACGTCGCAGCGGGCCGAGCTCGACCAGGCCAAGCAGGACCTCGAGCGCGCCACCGTAACGGCGCCCATCTCCGGCGTGCTGCAGGACGTCTCGCTGGACGAGGGCGACTACGCCCGCGTTGGCGACCCGGCCGCCCGCATCGTCGACCTGGGCCGCCTCGAGCTTCCGCTTTCGCTTCCGGCCTCGGCGGCGGGCGACATCGCCATCGGCGACGAGGTCGAGGTCGTGCTTGAGTCGGGTTCTGACGCTCGGTGGAACGGCACGATTACGAGGCTCGCGCCCGAAGCCGACGCTCAGACCAGGTCCATCCGCGTCTTTGTCGAGGTCGCCCAGGAACTGGAGACCGACGAGCGCGGCATGCTCACGCCCAGCAACGGCGTCATCCTCCGGCCGGGCATGTTCGTCGTCGGACGCGTGCTGCCGAGCCGGCCCGTTGCCCACCTGCTGGTGCCCAGGCGCGCCGTCGTGCAGGGCGGCGTGCTGATCGCCGACCTGAACTCGCCCGCGCGGGCCCGGCGGGTCGACGTCGAGACGCTGTTCGCGCTCGAGGGCGACATCGAAGGCGCGCCATCCGGCGAGTCGCTGTGGTTTGCCGTCGAGGCGGACTTGCAGCAAGGCCAGCAGGTGCTGGTGACCAACCTTGATGACCTGCGCGACGGCTCGCCCATCCGCGTCGGCGAGTCCGGAGGCGCGCCATGA